GCAGTCTGATCAAGGGGAGAGATTAAATTGCAATATGATAATATTTTTGAATTCAGATCAAATTTGTCTATTTGGAACTGCATCTCAGTTCTGAGAGCGAATTATACCTCCTTTTCAGTAGTTCTAGAATATGTTTAACTTTTGAGAATTTCTAGAAGAAAACAATCTAAGAATTATTGCATGTTATTTTTGGATGTTTGAATATACTCTTAGAATTTGTGGATTGAACTAAATATCATGTTAACAGTTTGCCTTTAATTACTTTATGATTTATATTGCTGTCCCATGTCATTAGTTTATGATTGAGTTTGCTATTTAGTCACTTAGGCATCCTAAAGTTCTTATTTATGTAGAGCTCCTTCAGTTCAAATAAAGTCTGTAACATAGCCCAAGGACCCccaaataaaatatgatttacATAGTTTATGCTGTGCATACAAGGCTTGACTGCCTACATGATGAGGTACTAATATGCTGTGCATACAAGGCTTGACCGCCTACATGATGAGGTCCTCTGTGCCCTAATTAAGATGTTCAAAATTGAGTATATGGGAAATTTCCAGAAGAAACCATTTCACTCTTAAGATAGAGAGGTGGACATTTTGATGCTGATCTACAAGATTATCCTTGCCAACCAACAAGTCTTGTCCTACCAATATGGGGTTAGGTTTTAGGATGGATGTGGACAGATGAAGTTTAGGGATGCAAAACATCTTATATCTAATCAATCATTCCGTGTGTCAGGGACAAACAGAAGTCTAGGAAAGAATGAGAGTGAGAACAAGATGTAATATATATCGGTGTTTGATTGCATACTTCTCTTTTCTCTATCCAAAGTACATGGAGAATGAGAACCTGCAAGGGAGTTGGAGTATTATCTGGAAAAATATTTGTTATCTTAATTTAGTGATTTGTGATTCAAAGATGCAGCAGGCTTATGTGATTTCCACTTATCAGTGGCTTTGATTGACCAAACTGTGGCATGATCCTGGGGCAATTCATTTAATGAAGTTTTCCAATTTTTCTTTGCTTGTTCATCTTATCAATGCCTTTTAGTGTTAAAAGTTCCTATGATGTCAGGAATCAGGATTTGAAGTGTTAGAAGTTACATATTCCACTATATCTGCAGTCTCTTTTTTGGCCTGTTCAAAAGTATGCTGGACATTACTTTGTGCTGCGAGAAATCAGGTTGAATGTAGTACATCTGAGGCTGAAGGATGTTTGGTTGGTCTTCAAAAACTTGAGTAGCTTATATGTTGTGATCCTAAGGATTCTATGCATAGAAAGATCTTTTTCCTAAGTGGACTCTGAGAGACTATAGCTTTATGTCACAGTAAACATAAGACAGCTAATAGAGAGTTCACCATATTATACAAATGGAACTAAGATATAATTACTGTGGTTCAGCTTTTGATGCCAAGTTCATAGTGATTTTGCCTCTAGTATCTGTTAGCTTTTAATTGAAAGAACGGAAGTGAAAAATTTGTCGAGTTACAAGTTCAATCAGACAGCAATGGACCAATGGGTGACCTAGAACTGAGACGAGATTGCAAATTGATGTTACTATAAGTTTGCTGCTATGTATTGTGCAAATATTCGGATGACACAAAAAGCTTCCAAGTCAAAGTCAGATGTAGAGTAACAGATTATTAGTAAAAATGTTAGACACTGCAATCGGGTATCAACAAATAGTGTTgttataatcaatatttttctgCTCCATCTGTCTTAAGCAAATTAATTCAGAATTACCTGAATATTGCCCACAAGCCTACTAGTGTATTAGAAGACTCTCCTAGGAGAGGGTCTAAGGAGTTCTCAGGAGAAACCTTATGCATGCAACCTTCTAGCATCCGTTCCTTGATTTAATTCTAAAGTGCTTCGTACTTATGGTACTCATTGGAACCCTGTTGCTTCTTATGCGGCAACCCCGGTATTTACCTAGTTGTATGCATGCCAGTGTAGGTGATAggattctcttttttcttttcttttattttttcgatAAGTTTTGGATGGAAACTTGATTCTCCTCATGCACACGCAGAACATTGTTGGCCATTGAGTATTGTTATCATTTTCGGTAGTGATAGAATCGCATTGCTTCAATACATAATGGGTTGTTGGCACGTCCATTGATTGCTATGCATAcacttctccaatttgtttcttTTCCCCAATAGGCATCATGTCTTCATTTTTGAAGATAATAATTTGTAAGTATTCTTCTAAACGAAGTATTTATAGTTATTTTATTATCAATATTATCATCTATTTAACATGCATTATGTAGAATAGCAGTGACGCATGGGTTGGTAGCAAGGGACCAGATAGGCATAAGCATGCTATGTGCTTatatcttctcctttttttctctgttttttctctcactagtgataaatctatagcTGATCTGGGATCGTGATTCATGCACCAGGCTTTGATTCGGAAGTGGGCTCCAGTTGCTGTTGTGCTTGGAGTTGTCATGCTTCTTTTTTGGGTCAGAAAGAAGATATGGTGATTCCATGTATTGAAAGAGTCAATTGtgatttttgttcatcatataCAAATGTATACATTGCCAGCTTGATTATACCAATGTTTAGATGTTATTTTGCAAGAACCGCTAGACAAGAAACACACCTGGGTGCTATTCTTTTCACCTGCCATTAGAGTAGAAAGGAAACAAATCGGATGATGTGATTAAGCGCTGCATATATTAGTAGAGAGAGTACTAGTTATTCAAATGACATGTTTTTCCAGAAAAATTAAAGATAATTGCTTGTGGTCTTCCTTTATGAAGGCAGCCTCCTCCATATAAACTGATGAGGAAAGGCTTAACCTTATGAATAGCACCAGGATTTAATTGTCCTGGTTATATGATTGAAGAACCTTGATGAACGTAAAGCTATCATGAAGCATGGGCCACAAGAGGGTCTGTATGAACTCTAAGCTCATGTAATTGTCAAATTTTTGTTAGTTGGCTGTCTGTTCATTGCTCGAATCTGCTTATGTTTAGAATATTTATCAATGATTATCAGTTTTAATGATGAGTTCGTCTATGTCATCAAATATTAATCTTTGATGATGAAAAATGTTATATTGTAACTGAAATTTTCAATTTCTTGTGACAAACTATTGATGCTAAATGTTTTGCTTTTGGTgatcaatatatttttattaccaGAAGTATATATTCAGTGATAAGACATGTTTCATCAGCATATACATTTAGCGATGTACTTTCCATGATGAATGTTCTGATGATTTCTTTTGTCACTAAAGATTTCTGATGATTAAATTATTTGTTTGTAACTATTTTTATCATGGTGCATAGTCTTTCCTGTTGTAGTCAGTTATACAATGATGAAATCTTTCATCTTATTGCTTTAGTTTTACTTGGTAATTTTCTATCAAGTGATTTAAAGTATTTAAAGTTTCTTAAGAAAGAACAGGTCAAAGCATCGGTTATTATCTACTAGAACATATTATAAATAGACTCAGCTTCTTTCTCTTGGGGAATATATgccttaaagaaaaaaattggttAATGTTCAATAAATCAATGAACaaggcaagagagagagagggagacacaGCAGCCCCTATGTATCTCCCTAGGCACTAGTTGGGTGCTCGGGCAGCCACGTTGCCTTGGTGGGTACCAACCAATATCCCGCTTCTAATGGTGCAGTCTCCTCAGTCTTTTTCACCCCCTCTTTCACAATTTGCATGATCTACAGAATGAGGCTCCAGGAGTGCTCAGTGGTCTAGTATGTATCGAATCTAGTCGACGGCAGCTTAGTGTCAGTTCTATATTGGCTAATAAAAGAGGTATTTCAGAGGTTTACTAGTCTAAGCCTGTTCTTTTTTCAACAACTTTTAAGTTTTTAAATTGTGAGTTCATGACAAGTAATATTAGAGTCAGGTTTATTGTGCATTATCACTTTATAAAGGTTCCTGATTGAGCGATCCTTTGATTGAGTAAGACTTGGGTGGGTGGATCCTTCTTTCTTGAGGAGGAGCCAACAGGCCGTGAGATTGGATGGTAAAGATTGTCGGAGTCCCATGTCGACTAATAAACAAAGATACGATATGGGTTTATTAGCCTGAATCAGTATTTATCAGCATTTTTTTAACAGTTTAAGCTTTTGAGTTGTGAGTTCAGGACACTAGGAGGCCTGGGTGTAAATCGAGAGCCTGTGATGGAATTAGAGAGCGAGGCAGAGTGAAGGGGAGCAAGGGAGAGTTCATGGGGAACCGACGATTCTGATAGTTTAGACTGTTCTTTATTGGATTGGTGTTCTAATAATATAGATAGAATAGAGTGGTTAGGAGAGAGAATCAATGTTCTGTAGTAGGCTCAGTTCATCAGGTCTACCACTGCAGGGCCTAATCATAGTCAAAATCTGAATTCAGTTCTAGCTATTTCCGCATCTCCTAATCAACTTGAACAACAAATACCTATCCCCTTCACCCCTTTTGGCATTATTAATGGAATATCCTCAACCATTTTACAAAAAATGGAGAGATCTAGACCGATGGGCTGCACATTTGGCTGGAGAAGAGCCAAAAGGAGCGAATCTAGCTGGCGAGCAagtggaagagaagaaagagaaagagatcaAGGGGGATAACAAAGTTTCAGTTGATCTGACCTATAAATTTTCTCATGTCTTGGATTTGGGATGATCCTAATCAACCGAAACTTCCCCGGGTCAAAAGTATTTCTGGATCAAACAAGCCCCAAAGGTGTTGGCGTTGTCAAATTTGTGCCGTAACATTAGAGATATAGCATGAATTTAGCGAAAATGTGCCATCTCCGTTCCAACAAGTTGAATTCAATTTTCTGCAACTTGCCCTCTGTCTTTTTTTAATGGTTATTTTTCTTAGGAAATAGAAGGAACAGTTTGGTATGTCTTCACGTTTTGAATTTTGATGCCCGTGGTTGACTTACATGGCAATCTCTTATTAGGCGGACTCGGTCGACTGCATGCCGCTTAGTCCGGCGAACCCGTACCTTTCCAAGTGTTTATAAATCGTTCTTTTCGAGGGCTTATGGTAACGAGGGAGGTTTCCCATACCATGCATACCAGTCTACCACACAGTAGCATCGTGTGTGAATATTGATGCCCATGCTTTCTCCTGGATAATATGCCACATGACTCCTCCATGTGGTCGAAGCACATTGAACCATTCGCGCCAGCTTCGTCATGCATGTTAGTCTACTACACGATAACTTCTCGTGTATGCTGATGCTGCATATCACCACTTTAGTCCAGCGCCAGAATACCAAACTCTCTGCATGACTTGTTTCATTCTGGCACGTCTATTGATGCGCGGTCTTCGCCAGTATCACGAGATCAGAGTCGTTGAAATCGTCCAAGTGTTTAAAGATTGTCTGTTCTCGAGGACTTCTTATGGTAACGAGGTGTGTTTTTATGtacgaaaaaaaagagaagacgaGGTGTGTTTTTTTTTGTCGTTGTCTGCTAGGCTTTATAGTTCGGGCTTCCACCTCTCGTCTCACACTAGCTTTTCAAGGCTGCTAGGGCACGCGTCTCACCTCCTGCCCCGTCGTTGCCATCGCTAAGCCACCGACTCCGGCGAGGTATGGCCGGACGCCAccacctcctctctctctctctctctctctctctatctctatctctctctatgTCTCCCCCCTTCCCTCCCTACAATGGCCGTCGTCACCCAACCATCCCCACCACTGccctcctcatcttcttccccctctCCTTCTCATCAAggatctcttcttttctttctctaccATTTCCACCACTAGTTACATTAAAGAATGGCTAATGGTGTGGTTTGCTCCATGGAAGTAGTTTGCTTAATGACTCTAAATCCGAAAGGGTTAAATTTTGTTCCCTTCACGCACAAAAggagggatttttttttcttccgttTTTTTGTTTCCATCAGAAAGTAAAATGCGAGCCATGTATATATGGAGTTTATTTGCAATATAGTTCTGTTCTAAGTTTGAACTATTCCCGGCAATTGAAACGTTGTGACCAGTCCAAACTTAAGTATATTTGATATGTATCCACTGCTGCGGGTTATATGTAATATATCGATAACTTCCGAACTTTGAACTAGCCCAGGCACGGCGATTGTGGGGATTAGCTCAGACTTAatgtagaaggaaaaaaaaattatatgcaaCATCTCACTTTAAGAGGGCTTGTCATGCCCTAAATTCTTGCTCGAGTTCGAACCAGTCTCGGCATACACGTCGTTCGCCGGAAATAGTTCAAATTGCCGGTCATTTGGTACATATTTTCATGGAAGGTCCacgatattattatatatttcaaTGAGAAACGGATCCCTTGTCCTCCCTCTCATGGTCTCTCCTCTCAAACTTCAGTTTCTGTGTATGTTCCCAATACGATCTCTTGTTAGTTAGTTCTATAACGTGCACTCACTACCAGTGATAATTAAACTAGAATGGCTGGCTCGGGTACTGGCGGAGACCACGCAAATTATGGTGGCTCAACTGATGGGaacccggcggcggcggcggcggcggcggccgcagGCCAGTGTGCAGTACGGGAGCAGGACAGGTTCATGCCAATTGCCAACGTGATCCGTATCATGCGGAAGGTGCTGCCAACCCATGCCAAGATCTCTGATGATGCCAAGGAGACGATCCAGGAATGCGTGTCGGAGTACATCAGCTTCATCACCAGCGAGGCCAACGAGCGGTGCCAGCGGGAGCAGCGCAAGACCATCACCGCGGAGGATGTCCTCTGGGCCATGAGCAAGCTCGGCTTCGACGACTACATCGAGCCTCTCAGCCTCTACCTCCAGCGCTACCGTGAGCTCGAAGGCGACCACCGCGGCTCCATCCGTGGGGAGCCCTTGCCTATCATCAAACATCGCAGCCCCAACCCATCCGCCGATGTCGTCGGGGCCCCGCCACTCTttgcgccgccgccgccgccgccacctccGAGCTTTGTTGTCCCACCACCTTCTGGCCCCCCTCACCTCAACCATCTCTATGGTGACGGTGCAGGCGGCTATTACTATGGGATGTATGGTGGCGGAGATGGGTCAGGGGCAAGCACATCCCAGCAGGATCCACCGATGCCTGGCTTCAACCATTCCTATGCTCCCTACAAGCAGTAAAACTAGCTAGTATATACGTCCCGGAATGTAACGGTAGCATGTAGGAGGCATCTAAGCGGAGGGAGGGATGAATTGGTCTTGGTCCCAGAAAAGAGAAGGTTGGATGAGCTCGGATTTGATGATGTACTTGGAGTGGAGAAAGGTGTACGTGGTTCTTGGCGTTTGGTTGTGAAGGGATAGGGAGGCTAGTAATTAGTAGGGAGTGTGGCATTGTTCTTTTATCAAGGGTTATGAGTGGAGAATGTTAAGTTTCGACTTCGGTAATAAACCAGCATCTCGAAGTACTTGCAGCATAAGTTGTTGCGAGGAACAAAGATGGCATGTGTGCTTGCGAGTCCTTTGTCTGATCTCTTCTTAATCGGTTATCTGTTCTGGTCACTTAAGCGAAAGtggctttttctttttggcttaTTGTGCTCTGCAAATATAAAAAACTTGATACGTGTTTTGCATTGTAGAGAATGGCTATGATCCcccaatctctttttttttttttttgtttgttttttttttctaagaaaagtTCAGTAAGTCGATGGAGAAATATTGAGTTAAGGGAGACGCCTGCGTTTCCTAGTCTTACTTACAGACACACCATGCTTCTcttacttttattttattttcaattgACTGTCTTTCTCAACTTATCACGCATTGTCGCCTTATCACACTTGATATTCCAACTAATTGCCTTTCTCGCAAACAGCATCTAAGCACAAGTGTGATAATTGAATGCGGACAGACCTAtttctttaacaaaaaaaaaaatctaacactGAATTTTCTCACTGGCTATCAGGCAGATGGTATCTGAGTGTGCTGGAAAATCAACCAACAAGCAAAATCATAATCCACAGCCAGCCTTAATATATTTATGTCGCCTATGCaccattacattaatatttatTTGCATAAGTTTTAAACTTATACATGGCTGTTTTTGATGAGACTGATCTTTTGCTCATTCctgttttttttcagaaaatgcAAAAGATCTTAACTTATGGAATTCATTAAGATCATGATTCTGTTATATTGAAACATAAAAAACTGAACATGggtcaacaacaacaataaggGAAGAAAGTAAGTAATCAGGGGAGAGAGAAAGTAGAGTTGCAAACCAAGAACAGGCAGAGAGATGAATTTAAAACAGATTTAGTAAAGATTCTAGCTATTATTCTCGTTTTGTTTAATTTAAATCATAGTCATTTTTGAGAAATTACAAGTTTCTTTGGATACATTCTtacattaaatttataaatgataAGAGCATATAAGAGGAAAAGAACTTTTTACACTTTAGGGGAAGAGAAATCGGAAGTGGAAATACATGTGGCACCACTGCAAGCCACCACAACTCATGCAACAAATCTCAAATATGGAAATCAAAAATAATGTTGATAGAGTATGCATTGTGAATGCAATAAAGGTTATGCACAAAGATTTCAATGCACTGCTTAACTTCAAATTCAGACAAATCTAACGGTACCTCTCTATCAAACTTACAATCTTATGCAACATGCTACAAAGTCGCCGTATTTCTTTTCACTGCATTTCCAATCTAGTACTTGTTATGGAGCCTGCTCAACTGATAATATTATCACACCACATGGACAAACTAGAATTTGTAATTTTGGAAAAGTAATTAACTATTATCTTTTACAGTTGTTAGCTACCATTATATGATGATAATAATTTAGTTTCCTCCTCCATCTCAAACAAATTCCtgtcaattttttttgaaaacatgCAACATAGctattaaatattatataaagtGACAGCAAAAAGTCAATAATACATTTTTGAGAAAAAAGTGAGATAATATCTTTGATATATTGAATTTATTGATACATGCTATTATGACAATAAATAGAGAACTTAGAAAATGTCATCAAATCAAGATGTATAATGATCATAAGTTTTACATGATATTCTTAGAAGGGCATTCATACAGTATGAAGCTAAAGATTTTACATGATATGATAATTTCTGATAATAAGACTTCAGGATTACTCCAAAAGTATTGATTAAAATGCTTCACATAATCTTAGGAAAGTATATTTGTCTATACCCAATGTGTGCACACGTGGTCACGCATGCGGGCACATGTCCATGCGTGTGCATGTGTGGGAGAAAAATAGAGGTTTTCATGATGCAAAATAGGATATGGCATATTCAATGCATGTGAGAGGAAGTCCCAATACCTATGATTTAGTTAGGAAATGATGTAAAGTATGGAGGGAAAACACCTGTAGAAAGGAGtatattctttctttttgtttaaacTAGAGTTTCACATGTGTATTGCACATGAGAGCTATCACGGAtagggctgttaatgagccgagctgctcgggctcggctcgggcttggctcggtaaaagcccggctcgggcttggctcgttagtcaaacgagcccgagcccgagcccaatatgaggctcgtttacacccgagcccgagcccgagcagctcacgagcccaaacgagctctagtctcccactgaaaaattttatttcagcactataattcataaaaatctgaCCACATAGAGAAAAATAGCCTGTTATCAagtccgagcccgagctcgagtccgattacgagcccgagctcgagctcgtTCTGGAGCTtgtaattgaaacgagctttacgagctcaagcccgagcctttgctttgccaagcgagcccgagctcgagcccaatatagagctcgttaccgagctcgagcccgaacccgagcccgagcttctgtgaaacgagccgagccgagctctcccaggctcgggctcggctcggctcgtgaACAGCCCTAATCACGGAtataaataatctaatatattatattttataaagtaTTATCTTATTCAATAGATAATATTGATACattatattttgaatatataGTTTATGCTAATAAATTTAACATGTAGGAATATATTTTTTCCACCATTACTCAAGCACATAGTCAACTTTAGTGGTAACCTCGCAGAACATGATTTTATTCcattttctaaaaattcaacATCAATTAATTAGAACTAAAAATACCAAGTCCAAGTGAGTTACGAAAATGGACGGGAATGGAAGATGATATCTATTCTGACCTTCCATCCTTGTAATCCAAATCTAGCCTTAAATTAAAAACCCTACAGTCCAAATTCCGACCTTCCATTCTTGTCTTCATGTATCTACTCCATCTGTGTAATGCGTGTTAAGCCCTCCATGCCACTCTAATGACTTTCATATTGAATATATAAATTCATGtagttaagcttttatacatCGGGAGAGGA
This portion of the Phoenix dactylifera cultivar Barhee BC4 chromosome 11, palm_55x_up_171113_PBpolish2nd_filt_p, whole genome shotgun sequence genome encodes:
- the LOC103724115 gene encoding nuclear transcription factor Y subunit B-1-like; protein product: MAGSGTGGDHANYGGSTDGNPAAAAAAAAAGQCAVREQDRFMPIANVIRIMRKVLPTHAKISDDAKETIQECVSEYISFITSEANERCQREQRKTITAEDVLWAMSKLGFDDYIEPLSLYLQRYRELEGDHRGSIRGEPLPIIKHRSPNPSADVVGAPPLFAPPPPPPPPSFVVPPPSGPPHLNHLYGDGAGGYYYGMYGGGDGSGASTSQQDPPMPGFNHSYAPYKQ